The DNA window ATAGGGCTCGTCGTTGAGGACGATGGAGCGGCCCACCACGTCCGGCGCGCCGCCGAAGCGCCGCCGCCACAGGCTCTCGCTGAGGACGACCACGCGAGGCCCGCCCACCACATCCTCCTCCGGCAGGAAGCCGCGTCCCAGCCTCGGCCTCACGCCGAAGGTCTCGAAGAAGTCCGCCGTCACGCGCATGCCCGGCAATCGCTCCGGCATGCCGTCGCCCACGGCGCTGAAGCCCGAAGGCAGCACCTCGTAGGCCGCGACGCGCGAGAAGGGCGACCCCTCCGCGGACATCCACACGTATCCGGCGATGGACTGCGACGCCGACCGCCCGTGGTCCTTGGTGACTCGCACCACCTGCATCAGCCGGTCTGGCTCCGGGTACGGCAGCGGCCGCAGCAGCACTCCGTTCACCACGCTGAAGATGGCCGTGTTCGCCCCGATGGCCAGGGCCAGCGTCAGGAGACAGACCAGCGTGAACCCACGATTCTTCAGCAAGAGCCGGAGAGAGAAACGGACATCCTCGATAAGGGCGGACACGGGGGAACCTCGGGGGGCGTGTGTTTGCCCTACGGCGCACGATGAGGGCCATTGCACTGGCGGCTGGACAAGCGGTGGACCCGCAACTTACCTGAGTGTGGCGCTTCCCTCTTCGCGGAAGAGGAAGGTCACCTTGCCATTCGGTTCGAGGAATGCCGCGTGTACGGCACTCAGGTCGCCACGGCCATGCGCGCGCAGGTGGCTGAGAAGCTCCTTGTGGGAGATGCGCGTCTTGCGCAGGTTGCCGTGCACCAGGGCAAGGTCGAAGCTTACGTAGCGGCTCAGCTCCTTGCGTCCAACCAACCGCAGGACGAACTGCACGAAGAGGAACACCAGCGAGACGCGGATGATGACCTCAAAGGGGTGCAGGTCCGGCACCCAGAGGCCATGCCAGTCAATAGGCTTCATGTTGGAATGCTGCCCACGCGCGCCCCCTCCGGTTGGCGTGGGAGCTCTCACCCAGACATCCCCAGGGCAGCCGGAGCGGGCAAGGACTCTCTCAAGGATGATGGGGGCGGGGGCTGATGCACGGGGAGAGACCATGGTCCAGAGGCTCAGCGAGGCGGTGCCCATCGAGCGCTGCGAGGTTTCTGCGTACGAGGTCCCAACGGACGCGCAGGAGGCGGACGGCACCATCGAGTGGGACAGCACGACGCTCGTGGTGGTGGAGTTGACGGCGGGAGGCACGCGCGGGCTCGGCTACACGTACGCGGACGCGTCGGCGGCGAGCCTCATCCGCTGCTCGCTCATCCGGGCGCTTGAGGGACACGACGTGATGGACGTGCCGGCGCGGATGCGCTCATTGCTGAGGCAGGTCCGCAACAAGGGGAGGCCGGGGCTGGTGGCCATGGCGCTCTCCGCGGTGGACGTGGCGTTGTGGGACACGAAGGCGCGCTTACTGGACGTGCCGCTGGTGCGGTTGCTGGGCGCCTCAAGGGATGCGGCACCTGTCTACGGCAGCGGGGGCTTTACCTCGTACTCCATCGAGCGGCTCCAGGC is part of the Myxococcus xanthus genome and encodes:
- a CDS encoding YetF domain-containing protein, with amino-acid sequence MKPIDWHGLWVPDLHPFEVIIRVSLVFLFVQFVLRLVGRKELSRYVSFDLALVHGNLRKTRISHKELLSHLRAHGRGDLSAVHAAFLEPNGKVTFLFREEGSATLR